The stretch of DNA GGCACCGCGACCTGGACGGCAAGGTCGACGACGCCTTCTCGCAGCTGATCGGCGCCTTCTCCCTCCTCCTCTGCATCGGCGACACGGTCTACGCGACACGCGATGCGCGAGGCTTCCGGCCGATGGTGATGGGCAGGCGGGGCGAAGCCGTCGTCTTCGCATCCGAAACGTGCGCCCTCGACATCATCGGGGCCGCCTACGTGCGCGACGTGGAACCGGGCGAAGTCCTGAAGGTCCGCGACGGCCACGTGGAATCGCTGCGGCCGCTGCCCCCCGCCGAGCCCAGCGCCTGTCTGTTCGAACTCGTGTACTTCGCGCGCCCCGACTCGCGCGTGTGGGGGTGCAGCGTGGACGAGGCGCGGCGGGCGTTCGGCCGCCAGCTCGCCCGCGAGCACCCGGCGGAAGCCGATTGCGTGTTCGCAGTGCCGGACTCGTCGAACTCGGCGGCGCTCGGGTACTCGGAGGTCAGCGGCCTCCCGTTCGAACTCGCGCTCATCCGCAACCACTACGTGGGCCGGACCTTCATCCATCCGACGCAGACGGGGCGCGACTTCAAGGTGCGGGTGAAGTACAACCCCGTGCGCGAACTCGTCGACGGCAAGCGCATCGTCGTCGTCGACGATTCGCTCGTCCGGGGGACGACGAGCAGCGGCCTCGTCCGGCTCCTCCGGGACTCGGGGGCGAGCGAGGTGCATTTCCGGGTCGCTTCTCCGCCGGTGCGTTCCCCCTGCTACTACGGCATCGACATGCCGACGAAGGAGGAACTCATCGGCTCCAGCCATACGGTGGAAGAGATCCGGCAGCACCTGCAGGTCGAGTCGCTCGGCTACCTCAGCATGGAAGGTATGCGCGACGCGGTCGCGGACCACGGTCCCTTCTGCGACGCCTGCTGGACCGGCAACTACGCCGCGCCGCTCGTGGACCTGGACCGGGCGCAGGCGCTGCAGACCGTCTGATGCCGCGCCGTCCCGCCGCCCGCGTCAGATCCGCCCTCTCCGCCCTTCTCTGCGCCGGCATCGCCGCTTTCCCGGCATGCGCCCCCGCGGACCCGGCGGCCTGCGCGCTGATCTTCTCCACGAACGACACGCACGGACGGCTGCTGCCGGCGGCCCAGAGCTGGTCGGACGGACGCCCGGTCGGCGGGTCCGCCGCGCTCGCGGGCTACGTGGCCCGGGAGCGCTCCACGACGCCCGAATGTCCCCTGTTCGTCGTCTCCGGCGGCGACATCATGCAGGGCACGCCCATCTCGAACTTCACGGACGGGCGCTCGACGATCGAAGCGATGAACGGAATCGGCTACGACGCCGCCGCGATCGGGAACCACGAGTTCGACTGGGGCGTCGACGTCCTCGTGGAGCGCGTGGCCGATGCGGACTTCGCCATGCTCGGCGCGAACATCTACCTCAAGGGCACCGACCGGCACCCCGCGTGGGTCCGGCCGTGGACGATCGTCGAGAGGAACGGCGTCCGGGTCGGCTTCGTCGGCGCGACGACGACGTCCACGCCCGTCGTCGCCCGTCCCTCGCTCGTGGCGGACTTCGACTTCCGCCCGATCTCGGATGCGCTCGACCGCTACATCCCGGAGGTGCGGGCGGCCGGCGCGGACTTCGTGGTCGCGGTCATGCACGAAGGCGCCTTCTGCACCGTCGGCGCGGCGGGGACGGCGGCGGACCCCGCGTGCCGGGGCGCGGCCCTGGACGCGCTGGCCATGACGACGGAGCGCTTCGACTACGCGGTCACGGGACACACGCACTCGCGCGTGGAGACGGAGATTCGGGGCGTCCCCGTCATCCAGTCGTACTCGAACACGACGGCGTACGGACTCGGACGGATCGACCGTAGCGCGGAAGGGGCCGTGAGCGCGCACCGCCTCGGCGTTCGGCAGGCGTGGGCGGACGAGGTCGCGCCGGACCCGGACGTCGAGCGGCTCGTCGCCTCCTACAGCGCCGAGATCTCGGCCCTCGTCGAACGCGTCGTCGTGGAGCTCCCCGAGGCGCTCTCCGCCCCGCGGGACGGCGACTTCCCGCTCGGCCGCATCGTGGCCGACGCGCAGCGGCACGCGAGCGGGGCCGATG from Candidatus Palauibacter polyketidifaciens encodes:
- a CDS encoding bifunctional UDP-sugar hydrolase/5'-nucleotidase, with translation MPRRPAARVRSALSALLCAGIAAFPACAPADPAACALIFSTNDTHGRLLPAAQSWSDGRPVGGSAALAGYVARERSTTPECPLFVVSGGDIMQGTPISNFTDGRSTIEAMNGIGYDAAAIGNHEFDWGVDVLVERVADADFAMLGANIYLKGTDRHPAWVRPWTIVERNGVRVGFVGATTTSTPVVARPSLVADFDFRPISDALDRYIPEVRAAGADFVVAVMHEGAFCTVGAAGTAADPACRGAALDALAMTTERFDYAVTGHTHSRVETEIRGVPVIQSYSNTTAYGLGRIDRSAEGAVSAHRLGVRQAWADEVAPDPDVERLVASYSAEISALVERVVVELPEALSAPRDGDFPLGRIVADAQRHASGADVALMNNGGIRRSLPAGPVTFADLFELQPFNNMLVRHTMTGAQLLRTLEHSAREGDVDLHASGITVRYDPAAPLGERILDVTLDDGSPLTPEGRYVVTANDFISGGGGGYTVFAEAEVIDALEVADLEALVAYLDAQPQPLPIPRTPRWIESRTP
- the purF gene encoding amidophosphoribosyltransferase, with protein sequence MRRLPTTGAQGAGGGAFELDKPREECGIVAVSGSDAAAELAFLSMYALQHRGQESAGIVTVDGSGMSRVHKGMGLVADVFDDEVLGTLEGSLSVGHVRYSTAGGSSLRNAQPLLVQYEDKPLALAHNGNLTNANQLKRSLARDGSIFQTDADSEVVVHLIARSRHRDLDGKVDDAFSQLIGAFSLLLCIGDTVYATRDARGFRPMVMGRRGEAVVFASETCALDIIGAAYVRDVEPGEVLKVRDGHVESLRPLPPAEPSACLFELVYFARPDSRVWGCSVDEARRAFGRQLAREHPAEADCVFAVPDSSNSAALGYSEVSGLPFELALIRNHYVGRTFIHPTQTGRDFKVRVKYNPVRELVDGKRIVVVDDSLVRGTTSSGLVRLLRDSGASEVHFRVASPPVRSPCYYGIDMPTKEELIGSSHTVEEIRQHLQVESLGYLSMEGMRDAVADHGPFCDACWTGNYAAPLVDLDRAQALQTV